One stretch of Arachis hypogaea cultivar Tifrunner chromosome 20, arahy.Tifrunner.gnm2.J5K5, whole genome shotgun sequence DNA includes these proteins:
- the LOC140183054 gene encoding protein FAR1-RELATED SEQUENCE 5-like, whose protein sequence is MAYLRGTFCAGYRTTSRCEGINAFIKDFLKSTESILELVHSLDRVVKDYWNNEVTAQFYSTYYSLVLTTELDSIELFASKVYTQAVFREVKKQIKSVATLLFRGRDSISRTCVYKFSKMGKPNKTHRVLYDSNEEKIECKCSMWNSEGISCNHIFYLMKYEGLEKIPEGLILSRWCKDAKDWRSKPPPKYRGPSRTLA, encoded by the coding sequence ATGGCCTACCTGAGGGGCACCTTCTGTGCGGGATACAGAACAACTTCAAGATGTGAAGGGATCAATGCTTTCATTAAGGATTTTCTTAAATCAACTGAAAGCATTTTGGAACTTGTCCACAGTTTAGACCGGGTTGTAAAAGACTATTGGAATAATGAAGTTACAGCCCAATTCTATTCCACGTATTATAGTCTGGTGCTAACGACCGAACTTGATTCGATCGAGCTGTTTGCTTCAAAGGTGTATACACAGGCAGTTTTTAGAGAAGTGAAGAAACAAATAAAGAGTGTGGCGACGTTATTGTTTCGGGGCAGGGATAGCATTAGCAGGACGTGTGTGTACAAGTTTTCGAAGATGGGAAAACCTAACAAAACACATAGGGTGTTGTATGATTCGAACGAGGAAAAGATTGAGTGTAAGTGTTCAATGTGGAACAGTGAGGGGATTTCTtgtaatcatatcttctatctgaTGAAGTACGAGGGTTTGGAAAAAATACCGGAGGGTCTTATTCTGAGCAGGTGGTGCAAGGATGCAAAGGATTGGAGATCGAAACCCCCCCCAAAGTACAGAGGGCCATCAAGGACGCTTGCTTAG
- the LOC112785825 gene encoding protein FAR1-RELATED SEQUENCE 5-like has product MEGGGPSRQVVAEDFLSRNFATEEDAYAAYKDFARLRSFGVQKGDVGCVNGILVTRNFFCYRQGIRHRKHYDRPERVREERLESRMDCKAKLKIYYDMQQSVWKVRTIIDEHNHELAPAMFTHLLPSHQKMSEGNRAQVDSFKQFGIATSKIMAYMAGQYGGYGMLRFTKRDLYNYVHGQRITRICDGDAAATIGYFEGKANADIMTAARYTRTPDNRLGSLFWADGEMMADYQLFGDVLAFDSMYRSNKYRKPLVVFSGSNHHKQTSNFEFTLLEDEEVHTYRWCC; this is encoded by the coding sequence ATGGAAGGCGGCGGTCCGAGCCGGCAAGTCGTTGCGGAAGACTTCTTGAGTAGAAATTTTGCTACGGAGGAGGATGCCTATGCTGCCTACAAGGATTTTGCTAGATTAAGGAGTTTTGGCGTTCAGAAGGGAGATGTAGGTTGTGTTAATGGGATTTTGGTAACGAGAAACTTTTTCTGCTATCGACAAGGTATAAGACATCGAAAGCACTATGATCGACCTGAGCGAGTAAGGGAGGAGAGGCTGGAGAGTCGAATGGACTGTAAGGCCAAATTGAAGATTTACTACGATATGCAACAGAGCGTGTGGAAGGTAAGAACCATCATTGACGAACACAACCACGAGCTTGCCCCAGCCATGTTTACACATCTTCTTCCTAGTCATCAGAAGATGAGCGAAGGCAACAGGGCACAGGTGGACAGTTTTAAGCAGTTTGGGATAGCAACCTCCAAAATAATGGCTTACATGGCTGGACAATATGGTGGGTATGGTATGCTTCGATTTACAAAACGAGATTTGTATAATTATGTGCACGGACAAAGGATTACACGAATATGTGATGGGGATGCAGCAGCAACTATTGGTTACTTTGAGGGTAAGGCAAATGCAGACATAATGACAGCGGCACGCTACACACGGACCCCGGATAATCGCCTGGGTAGCCTATTTTGGGCTGATGGCGAGATGATGGCGGATTATCAGCTATTTGGTGATGTGTTGGCGTTTGATTCTATGTATCGTTCTAACAAGTACAGGAAGCCGCTGGTGGTTTTCTCTGGGTCAAATCACCACAAGCAAACATCCAATTTTGAGTTCACGTTGCTGGAGGATGAAGAGGTTCACACTTACCGGTGGTGTTGTTGA